A genomic window from Montipora capricornis isolate CH-2021 chromosome 8, ASM3666992v2, whole genome shotgun sequence includes:
- the LOC138060789 gene encoding cyclic GMP-AMP synthase-like receptor 1 — protein MKLSLVLLKYRVESKVDILIMLNSLLKRFTDRNVVLRQNLKTEALQYWKPIVDEVVQYVKERENRFSKMQILSTGSYYERSKVGEPDEFDLMLVVEDLELDDDPYDDDEDDGMSEPPEGFTRVMIDGGEQQNWRNGSCVDARGMLNASRVKSVFARHVRDAIEFLEYGSFVQVRSQGPAVTLIITNITNGREYSIDLTLAIKDKSWPEDAVEWIGRSRKGWPDQDLVQTIWHDGCHLVAKQPKGSSTVPEHEKGFLWRYSFSSAEKKLFLQGDHVESSSCRKQVLRILKALNEKLNLQPLKSYHLKTMLLYESEANPHPSNWIFDRLGDRFMGLLQRLGDCLRQKKCPHYFMRELNLFETFPEQKLVELFRCIQVIKQNPEGVLRHLTA, from the exons atGAAACTGTCCTTAGTCCTATTGAAATATCGAGTGGAATCGAAGGTAGATATTTTAATTATGTTAAATTCCCTTCTTAAGCGTTTTACGGACCGTAACGTTGTGTTAAGGCAAAACCTTAAAACAGAGGCTTTGCAGTACTGGAAGCCAATAGTTGATGAAGTTGTTCAGTACGTAAAAGAGAGAGAGAACCGTTTCTCCAAAATGCAAATTCTTTCCACTGGAAGTTATTACGAAAGATCCAAAGTGGGTGAACCCGATGAGTTCGATTTGATGCTGGTCGTGGAAGACTTGGAATTGGATGATGACCCttacgatgatgatgaagatgacggAATGAGTGAGCCACCTGAAG GCTTTACAAGAGTAATGATTGATGGGGGTGAACAACAAAATTGGAGGAATGGCAGCTGTGTAGATGCTCGAGGGATGTTGAATGCCTCACGTGTAAAATCAGTTTTTGCAAGGCATGTGAGAGATGCTATTGAATTCCTGGAATATGGAAG TTTTGTTCAAGTGAGGTCACAGGGTCCAGCCGTAACCTTAATAATAACCAACATTACGAATGGGAGAGAGTATTCTATTGACTTGACGCTTGCCATTAAAGACAAGTCCTGGCCTGAAGATGCTGTTGAGTGGATAGGGAGGTCAcgcaaag GGTGGCCAGATCAGGACCTTGTACAGACGATCTGGCATGATGGCTGTCATCTTGTTGCAAAGCAACCAAAAGGAAGCAGCACTGTTCCTGAACATGAAAAGGGTTTTCTTTGGCGGTACTCCTTCTCCTCAGCTGAAAAGAAGCTGTTTCTCCAAGGAGATCATGTTGAATCAAGTTCTTGCAGAAAACAGGTGTTACGGATCCTCAAAGCTCTAAATGAGAAACTTAATCTCCAACCATTGAAGTCTTACCATCTCAAGACGATGTTGCTGTATGAGTCTGAGGCAAATCCACATCCTAGCAACTGGATCTTTGATCGCTTAGGAGATCGTTTCATGGGCCTTCTGCAAAGGCTTGGAGATTGCTTAAGGCAGAAAAAGTGTCCTCATTATTTCATGAGGGAGTTAAATCTGTTTGAAACGTTCCCTGAGCAAAAGCTTGTTGAGCTATTTAGATGCATTCAAGTGATTAAACAGAATCCAGAGGGGGTTTTAAGGCATCTCACTGCATAG